A window of Candidatus Xiphinematobacter sp. Idaho Grape contains these coding sequences:
- the trxA gene encoding thioredoxin encodes MQNDLVVTITESNFESLVIQEALPVLVDFWAPWCGPCRMLEPIISQIALQVQGKAVIGKVNIDENPRVAERFHIQAVPQIFFFRKGEVRDRSVGYISKAALLSKLDAVILAADP; translated from the coding sequence ATGCAAAACGATTTGGTCGTTACAATCACGGAATCAAACTTTGAGAGCCTGGTTATTCAGGAAGCTTTGCCGGTCTTAGTGGATTTTTGGGCACCATGGTGTGGTCCATGCCGAATGCTCGAGCCAATAATCAGTCAGATTGCCTTGCAAGTTCAAGGAAAGGCGGTTATAGGGAAAGTGAATATCGATGAAAATCCAAGGGTTGCTGAGCGGTTTCATATACAGGCTGTTCCTCAGATCTTTTTTTTCCGGAAGGGTGAGGTCAGGGACAGGAGTGTGGGCTACATCAGTAAGGCGGCCCTGCTCTCTAAGCTGGATGCCGTCATTCTTGCTGCCGACCCGTAG